A genomic segment from uncultured Desulfuromonas sp. encodes:
- a CDS encoding bifunctional aconitate hydratase 2/2-methylisocitrate dehydratase, producing MIEAYLQHEAERQAQGIPALPLNPTQAKGLCELLVNPPAGKEEFLLNLLKERISPGVDPAAEVKADFLGQIIKGEVSSPLVSKVDAVQILGTMMGGYNIKYLIEALEIAELADEAACALSGMVLIYDAFADVDALRKAGNAAADKVVKSWAAAEWFTTKPELAETITVKVFKVDGEINTDDFSPAGDAWSRPDIPLHSLAMGKTRFPGGNEEIAAWRAEGSQVAFVGDVVGTGSSRKSACNSVLWHIGDDIPAVPNKRRAGVIIGGVIAPIFFNTAQDSGALPLRMDVSNLNHGDVITINTAAGKVTGADGSELASFEIAPSTVRDEFRAGGRTPLIIGRKLTERACEALGLPAPDMFIKPNNPVAKAGQGYSLAQKMVGKACGVDGILPGTACEPKMTTVGSQDTTGPMTADEIKELACLKFQAPMVMQSFCHTAAYPKPADVKMHNTLPAFIAEREGVALNPGDGVIHSWLNRLLLPDTVGTGGDSHTRFPIGISFPAGSGLIAFAAALGFMALDMPESVLVRFKGEFNEGITLRDAVNAIPYYAIKQGLLTVPKKNKVNIFNGRILEMEGLPNLSVEQAFELTDAAAERSAAAGCIQLSEESVCKYLRSNVSLMESMIKDGYQHAATLQKRIDAVNEWLKDPKLLKADSNAEYAAVIEIDLAEITEPILACPNDPDDVKLLSEVQGTKIQDIFLGSCMTNIGHFRAAAKIWEGNKFNPEDRIWICPPTRMDQAKLKDEAYFAIFNQVGARIETPGCSLCMGNQARVPDGVNMFSTSTRNFDDRIGNGAQVYLGSAELGAVTALKGELPTPAEYLAVYKEKVAPCKEEVYNYLQFDELGEFDAVYKRCDI from the coding sequence ATGATCGAAGCATATCTGCAACACGAGGCAGAGAGACAAGCTCAGGGCATTCCTGCACTGCCTCTCAATCCCACTCAAGCCAAAGGTCTTTGCGAACTGCTGGTAAATCCCCCGGCAGGCAAAGAAGAATTTTTGCTCAACCTGCTCAAAGAGCGTATCTCTCCGGGCGTTGATCCCGCTGCGGAAGTAAAAGCCGACTTCCTCGGCCAGATCATTAAAGGTGAGGTTTCCTCTCCTCTGGTGAGCAAAGTTGATGCCGTTCAAATTCTCGGCACCATGATGGGTGGTTACAATATCAAATACCTGATCGAAGCTCTCGAAATCGCCGAGCTGGCTGACGAAGCTGCTTGCGCTCTGAGTGGCATGGTTCTGATCTATGATGCATTTGCCGATGTTGACGCCCTGCGCAAAGCCGGCAACGCTGCAGCGGATAAAGTTGTTAAATCCTGGGCTGCTGCTGAGTGGTTCACCACTAAGCCTGAGCTGGCAGAGACCATCACGGTTAAAGTTTTTAAAGTTGACGGCGAGATCAACACCGACGACTTCTCTCCTGCCGGCGATGCCTGGAGCCGCCCGGATATTCCGCTGCACTCTCTGGCGATGGGTAAAACCCGTTTCCCCGGTGGTAATGAAGAGATTGCTGCATGGCGTGCCGAAGGCAGCCAGGTTGCTTTCGTTGGTGACGTTGTGGGTACCGGTTCTTCCCGTAAGTCGGCCTGTAACTCGGTTCTGTGGCACATCGGTGATGACATTCCCGCTGTTCCCAACAAGCGTCGTGCTGGTGTGATCATCGGTGGCGTTATCGCGCCGATTTTCTTCAACACCGCTCAAGACTCCGGTGCTCTGCCCCTGCGCATGGACGTTTCCAACCTGAACCATGGCGACGTGATCACCATTAACACTGCTGCTGGTAAAGTCACTGGTGCTGACGGTTCCGAACTCGCTTCCTTCGAAATCGCTCCGAGCACGGTTCGCGATGAATTCCGTGCTGGTGGCCGTACACCGCTGATTATTGGTCGCAAACTGACCGAGCGTGCTTGTGAAGCTCTGGGCCTGCCTGCTCCAGACATGTTCATCAAGCCGAATAACCCGGTTGCCAAAGCTGGCCAAGGCTACTCCCTGGCACAAAAAATGGTTGGTAAAGCTTGTGGCGTAGACGGTATCCTGCCCGGCACCGCGTGTGAGCCGAAGATGACCACCGTTGGTTCTCAGGACACCACTGGCCCGATGACCGCTGACGAGATCAAAGAGCTGGCTTGCCTGAAGTTCCAAGCTCCGATGGTCATGCAGTCTTTCTGTCATACCGCGGCTTATCCCAAGCCGGCTGACGTTAAGATGCACAACACCCTGCCGGCATTCATTGCTGAGCGTGAAGGTGTTGCTCTGAACCCCGGCGACGGTGTTATCCACAGCTGGCTGAACCGTCTGCTCCTGCCTGATACCGTAGGTACCGGTGGTGACTCTCACACCCGTTTCCCTATCGGCATCAGCTTCCCGGCCGGTTCCGGCCTGATCGCTTTTGCCGCTGCTCTGGGCTTCATGGCTCTGGATATGCCTGAGTCGGTTCTGGTGCGCTTCAAAGGTGAGTTCAACGAAGGTATCACCCTGCGTGACGCCGTTAACGCCATCCCTTACTACGCCATCAAGCAAGGTCTGCTGACGGTTCCCAAAAAGAACAAAGTCAACATCTTCAATGGTCGCATCCTGGAGATGGAAGGTCTGCCCAACCTGTCCGTTGAGCAAGCGTTTGAGCTGACTGACGCTGCTGCCGAGCGTTCTGCTGCGGCCGGTTGCATCCAACTCTCTGAAGAGTCTGTCTGCAAATATCTGCGCTCCAATGTTTCTTTGATGGAAAGCATGATCAAAGACGGCTATCAGCACGCTGCAACTCTGCAAAAGCGCATCGACGCAGTTAACGAGTGGCTGAAGGATCCTAAACTGCTCAAAGCTGACAGCAACGCTGAGTACGCTGCGGTTATCGAGATCGATCTCGCTGAGATCACCGAGCCGATCCTGGCTTGCCCGAACGATCCCGATGATGTCAAGCTGCTCTCCGAAGTTCAAGGCACCAAGATTCAGGATATCTTCCTCGGCTCCTGTATGACCAACATCGGTCACTTCCGTGCCGCGGCTAAGATTTGGGAAGGCAACAAGTTTAACCCTGAAGATCGTATCTGGATCTGCCCGCCGACCCGTATGGACCAAGCTAAATTGAAGGACGAAGCCTACTTCGCCATCTTCAACCAGGTTGGCGCCCGTATCGAAACTCCGGGTTGCTCCCTGTGCATGGGTAACCAAGCCCGTGTTCCTGATGGGGTCAACATGTTCTCCACCTCAACCCGTAACTTCGATGACCGTATCGGTAACGGTGCTCAGGTTTACCTGGGTAGTGCTGAGCTGGGCGCAGTCACCGCTCTCAAAGGTGAACTGCCGACTCCTGCTGAGTACCTGGCTGTTTACAAAGAGAAGGTTGCTCCGTGCAAAGAGGAAGTTTACAACTACCTCCAATTTGACGAGCTGGGTGAGTTCGACGCGGTTTACAAGCGTTGCGACATCTAA
- a CDS encoding SUMF1/EgtB/PvdO family nonheme iron enzyme, translated as MDQETIEFVVKVLKETFSIAKEVGTDSLKDYAKDKIKMQLDVVKDKLLGTAKNREELGTSLRQLENKPESTAKTESFKEDLEASGIKWQDELIESVRQMAELLRQFDPETKQKTDLEYYLQCLVREYDPLKHLDAIDKSAHEKLIGVSEVFTSMHLDGLRRRKGLSILSAIRDGDGDSDSDRFSYKSYPVSALEAAAEIDKLVLLGKPGYGKSTLVFYMTTQLARLMQGENVANEIIAGWPAKGRLPIPVTLRHFAPKINSGGLGEFWDYLENELLGRRLGCREAFHAVKGCITQHGACILIDGLDEVAYADKDKWNHILNILQALNALPDCRIVVTSRPQAFHGKGESVFKKGGFVVVALAALDEALRREFIQAYYPKLHPYRCSGQALDNEIAGLRANIEEDKHRRELAETPLLLTLMCSLYNGQDRLPHTRAKLIERASELLLSGWERKILMDIEDAGNDVEKWQRIIKLTAEGLNEVLPQVTFDVHKQQGGQKGESNQAADIDRRLLSYSIRTYFNKKEKMAPETLDMALDYLAKRAGLLSESKPGYFSFYHRLFQEYWAGLYLRQKRPVHEGLGQTLKGQFGHWREVWALAVEDFEKEPGIVADCIEFILKTTDSGELLERTILATEVLHTTGLNQSQPTSLQAVLLRVEDWLKAVSAGEKGYAAKQRVAAGNALAALGDTRPGVGCDDSGLPDIRFCSVPQGPFLMGDVADGDFKRHEHTIEKPYWIGQYPITVEQFRAFCQASGYQPQERDSLAGIANHPVVLVSIRDARYFCGWLQEQWQTRLPEGYEVRLPSEAEWEKAARGGSIDQRYLEPCAIKVLQPLPAATGHLDQRPYPWADVEFTAEHANCDDTGIRGTSPVGCFPKGKSPCQALDMAGNVWEWTLSLYEDESRSPYPYPYRDFEEEREHVESAKDRDRVLRGGGSFNDAVNLRCGARYRSDAEFRLDFLGFRIVVAPGKDFGLLVSGGVGAGEGLPLPGNVHVCK; from the coding sequence ATGGATCAGGAAACGATTGAGTTTGTCGTGAAAGTTCTTAAGGAGACATTCTCCATAGCAAAAGAGGTGGGGACGGACTCTCTGAAAGACTATGCAAAAGACAAAATCAAAATGCAGTTGGATGTTGTGAAGGATAAGCTTCTCGGTACAGCGAAAAACCGTGAAGAGTTGGGAACTTCTCTGCGCCAACTGGAAAACAAACCCGAATCAACGGCTAAAACGGAATCCTTCAAGGAAGATTTGGAGGCAAGCGGTATAAAATGGCAGGATGAATTGATTGAGTCCGTTCGACAAATGGCGGAACTTTTACGCCAGTTTGATCCAGAAACGAAGCAGAAAACGGATCTGGAATACTACCTCCAATGCCTTGTGCGGGAATATGACCCATTAAAGCATCTTGACGCAATTGATAAGAGCGCGCATGAGAAATTGATTGGCGTTTCCGAAGTGTTCACTTCCATGCATCTGGATGGCCTGCGCAGACGCAAAGGTTTAAGTATCCTCTCAGCCATCCGAGACGGCGATGGTGACTCTGACAGTGATCGGTTTTCATACAAGTCTTATCCTGTCAGTGCATTAGAGGCTGCTGCGGAGATTGACAAGTTGGTCCTGCTCGGCAAACCGGGATATGGGAAGAGCACACTTGTTTTCTATATGACAACGCAACTTGCCCGGTTAATGCAAGGTGAGAACGTTGCGAATGAAATTATTGCCGGTTGGCCCGCAAAAGGGCGTTTGCCGATACCTGTTACCCTGCGTCATTTTGCTCCTAAAATAAACAGTGGCGGGCTTGGTGAATTCTGGGACTATCTGGAAAACGAACTACTGGGGCGCAGACTCGGCTGTCGAGAGGCATTTCATGCCGTCAAAGGTTGCATAACACAGCATGGCGCCTGCATTCTGATCGATGGTTTGGATGAAGTGGCCTATGCTGATAAGGATAAATGGAATCATATTCTGAACATTCTCCAGGCCCTCAATGCATTGCCTGACTGTCGTATTGTCGTGACGTCAAGGCCTCAAGCCTTTCATGGAAAAGGGGAATCCGTATTCAAAAAAGGCGGCTTTGTTGTTGTGGCGCTTGCAGCCCTGGATGAAGCGCTGCGGCGTGAATTTATCCAAGCCTATTATCCAAAACTTCATCCTTACCGATGTTCTGGGCAGGCTCTTGACAATGAGATTGCGGGTCTACGTGCAAATATTGAGGAAGATAAACACCGTAGAGAACTGGCCGAGACCCCTTTGCTTCTGACTCTGATGTGCAGTCTCTACAACGGTCAGGACCGCCTTCCGCATACGCGTGCAAAACTGATTGAAAGAGCCAGTGAACTTCTCCTCAGTGGTTGGGAGAGGAAGATTCTTATGGATATCGAAGATGCCGGCAATGATGTCGAAAAATGGCAGCGTATCATTAAACTGACTGCTGAGGGGCTCAACGAAGTTCTTCCGCAAGTGACATTTGATGTGCATAAGCAACAAGGGGGGCAAAAGGGGGAAAGTAATCAGGCTGCTGACATTGACAGAAGATTGTTGTCGTATTCGATAAGAACCTATTTCAATAAAAAAGAAAAAATGGCTCCAGAGACTCTGGATATGGCCTTGGACTATCTGGCAAAAAGGGCTGGCCTTCTGTCGGAAAGTAAGCCGGGATATTTCAGTTTTTATCATCGTTTATTCCAAGAGTACTGGGCGGGACTATATCTGAGACAAAAGCGTCCGGTCCATGAAGGCTTGGGCCAGACTTTAAAAGGACAGTTCGGCCATTGGCGCGAAGTCTGGGCGCTTGCGGTCGAAGACTTTGAAAAAGAGCCGGGGATTGTTGCGGATTGTATAGAGTTTATCTTAAAAACAACGGATAGCGGTGAATTGCTGGAGAGGACAATTCTTGCCACTGAAGTGCTGCACACGACGGGATTAAATCAGAGCCAACCGACAAGTTTGCAGGCCGTTTTGCTGCGGGTTGAAGATTGGCTGAAAGCTGTGTCAGCAGGCGAAAAAGGGTACGCTGCTAAGCAGCGCGTTGCCGCTGGGAACGCACTTGCCGCACTGGGTGACACCCGCCCCGGAGTCGGTTGTGACGACAGTGGCCTGCCGGATATCCGTTTTTGCTCGGTGCCGCAAGGGCCGTTCCTGATGGGCGATGTTGCTGACGGCGACTTCAAACGCCATGAGCATACCATTGAAAAGCCCTACTGGATCGGTCAATACCCCATCACCGTGGAGCAGTTCCGGGCGTTTTGTCAGGCCTCCGGCTATCAGCCGCAAGAAAGGGATAGCCTTGCAGGCATCGCTAACCATCCGGTTGTTTTGGTTTCAATAAGGGATGCGCGCTATTTTTGTGGCTGGTTGCAGGAACAATGGCAAACCAGGCTGCCCGAGGGCTACGAAGTGCGACTGCCGAGCGAGGCAGAATGGGAAAAGGCGGCGCGTGGCGGAAGCATTGATCAGCGCTATCTGGAACCGTGCGCGATCAAGGTATTGCAGCCGTTGCCTGCGGCAACAGGTCATCTTGACCAGCGCCCCTATCCCTGGGCCGATGTCGAGTTCACGGCGGAACATGCTAATTGCGATGATACCGGTATCCGTGGGACCTCACCGGTCGGTTGCTTTCCAAAGGGAAAAAGCCCCTGCCAAGCGTTGGATATGGCCGGCAATGTCTGGGAGTGGACTTTAAGCCTGTACGAAGATGAAAGCCGTAGTCCGTACCCTTATCCGTATCGGGACTTTGAAGAGGAGAGAGAGCATGTGGAGTCTGCAAAAGATCGCGACCGGGTTTTGCGCGGCGGCGGTTCCTTCAATGATGCAGTGAATTTGCGTTGCGGCGCGCGCTACAGGAGCGATGCAGAGTTCAGGCTCGACTTCCTCGGGTTTCGTATTGTGGTCGCTCCCGGTAAAGATTTTGGGCTTCTGGTTTCTGGTGGGGTGGGGGCCGGGGAGGGGTTACCCCTCCCCGGAAACGTGCATGTTTGCAAATGA
- a CDS encoding DUF3524 domain-containing protein: MHIVLIEPFMTGSHAAWANQFAAHSRHKVTILGLEGRYWKWRMHGGAVTLARQFLDQGLRPDLILATDMLDVSTFLSLTRSVTATLPCALYCHENQLSYPWSPEDADPALQRDAHYCFINFTSALSADRVYFNSEYHRRDFLAELPTFLTSFPDHHEADSVHIIAQKSRTLPLGLDLKRFDRFKPDTESLQGLGRGPVILWNHRWEYDKNPEAFFNALFTLHERGIDFALAVLGESYRKKPAIFSEAQKRLASRIVHWGYAEHFSDYVGWLWRSDVLPVTSIHDFFGISVVEALYCGCAPLLPERLAYPEHLSAQAYPECFYRDEDDLLQKLTRFCCDFNENSTRTELYRSEVIGYDWQSMVGRYDDEFEALRA, translated from the coding sequence ATGCATATCGTCTTGATTGAACCTTTCATGACCGGGTCACACGCGGCCTGGGCAAACCAGTTTGCAGCTCATAGCCGCCATAAGGTGACGATCCTTGGTCTGGAGGGGCGCTACTGGAAGTGGCGGATGCATGGCGGCGCTGTGACTCTGGCGCGACAATTTCTCGATCAAGGGTTGCGTCCTGACCTGATTCTAGCCACGGATATGCTTGATGTGAGTACCTTCCTTTCGTTGACCCGGTCTGTGACCGCCACTCTTCCCTGTGCTCTGTATTGCCATGAAAACCAACTGAGCTACCCCTGGTCGCCGGAGGATGCTGATCCTGCGTTGCAGCGGGATGCCCATTACTGCTTCATCAACTTTACCTCGGCGTTGAGTGCTGACCGTGTCTATTTCAACTCTGAGTATCATCGCCGGGATTTTCTGGCGGAGCTTCCCACGTTTTTGACCTCATTTCCGGACCATCATGAAGCGGACTCTGTCCACATCATTGCCCAAAAGAGCCGAACTTTGCCATTGGGGCTCGACCTTAAACGGTTTGATCGTTTCAAACCGGATACTGAGAGTCTTCAGGGGCTCGGTAGAGGGCCTGTGATTCTGTGGAACCACCGCTGGGAATACGATAAAAATCCAGAGGCCTTTTTTAACGCCTTATTTACTTTGCACGAGCGGGGGATTGATTTCGCGCTGGCTGTGTTGGGGGAGTCCTACCGCAAGAAACCAGCAATTTTTTCCGAGGCACAAAAGCGCTTGGCGTCACGCATTGTTCATTGGGGCTATGCGGAACATTTTTCCGATTATGTCGGATGGTTGTGGCGCTCGGATGTGCTGCCGGTCACATCGATTCACGATTTTTTCGGCATCAGTGTGGTTGAAGCGCTCTATTGTGGTTGTGCGCCTTTGTTGCCGGAGCGGCTGGCGTATCCGGAACATCTTTCAGCGCAGGCGTATCCTGAATGTTTCTATCGTGATGAAGACGATTTGCTTCAAAAGCTGACACGTTTTTGTTGTGACTTCAACGAGAACTCAACACGTACTGAACTCTACCGCTCCGAAGTGATTGGCTATGATTGGCAGTCCATGGTTGGCCGTTATGATGATGAGTTTGAAGCTCTTCGTGCGTGA
- a CDS encoding bacteriohemerythrin: MADFIEWSDSISVGIQEIDEQHMKLVALINRLYDAMALGEDKTTVAKEVLNELVQYTIIHFAVEECLFRIFEYPDYEKHCDMHEDLRNQVYEINLKVQSGERLINPELLFFLRKWITNHIMVEDKKYSPFLLKKGMKKSLGSKFNISKLWKRN; encoded by the coding sequence GTGGCAGATTTTATTGAATGGTCGGACAGCATTAGTGTTGGTATTCAGGAGATTGACGAACAGCATATGAAACTGGTTGCTTTGATCAACCGGTTATATGATGCCATGGCTCTTGGGGAAGATAAAACTACTGTGGCCAAAGAAGTGCTCAATGAACTGGTGCAGTACACGATTATTCATTTTGCGGTTGAGGAGTGCCTGTTCCGTATTTTTGAATATCCTGACTACGAGAAACATTGCGATATGCATGAAGACCTCCGTAACCAGGTGTATGAGATTAATCTCAAAGTCCAAAGTGGAGAACGTCTGATCAATCCGGAGTTGTTGTTCTTTTTGCGCAAATGGATTACCAACCATATTATGGTTGAAGATAAGAAATACAGCCCTTTCCTGCTTAAGAAAGGGATGAAAAAGTCTTTGGGTAGCAAATTCAACATAAGTAAATTGTGGAAACGTAATTAA